TTTGGCACCTCGATGTCGGCTCATCGCATCCTGGGGCTGTAGTAGGTCCCAAGGGTTGGGCTGTTCGCCCATTAAAGCGGTACGCGAGCTGGGTTCAGAACGTCGTGAGACAGTTCGGTCCCTATCTGTCGCGGGCGCAGGAAGTTTGAGAGGATCTGTCCTTAGTACGAGAGGACCGGGATGGACGAACCTCTAGTGTACCAGTTGTCACGCCAGTGGCAGTGCTGGGTAGCTAAGTTCGGCACGGATAAGCGCTGAAAGCATCTAAGCGCGAAGCCACCTTCAAGATAAGACTTCCCAACTTGTAAAAGTGTAAGACTCCAGATAGACTATCTGGTAGATAGGCCGGGGGTGTACAGGTAGTAATACCTTTAGCTGACCGGTACTAATAAGTCGAGGACTTGACCAACTTAGTTTAGATAATGACTTAGTTTTCATTCCTTATGGTAATTTGAATCCAGTGACCATAGCGAAGAGGTCCCACCGGTTCCCATCTCGAACACCGAAGTTAAGCTCTTCAGCGCCGATGGTACTTGGGGTCTACCCCCTGGAAGAGTAGGACGTCGCTGGGTACTTTAAAACACCTAACCATATTCTTTGGTTAGGTGTTTTTTACTTTAAAAGGTTTATACTATTAAAAGATAGAAACAACCTGGATTTTAGTTTCCATGAACGTAAAGGTTCACCTTTTAAAAATTTTGAATAATTTTATTTAAAATTTAGACAAAAAGAAGAGGTATTATTTAACAAGACGAAAGTATCAGTTTTATATTATATAATAGGTATTTAGTTTTATTTTTTAAAGAAGCGAATGTAACAGAAACTTGAGCAAGAATCTTTAACTTGGGGATTTATTCAAAGAATAGATAATCGTTAAGATTCATTAATATGAAATATTTTATTATAGAAATTACTTTACTTTAACTTTTTTTTTAAGTATGTAGATGTGTTTTTCTCATTAGTTCATATTTTAAAGAAAAGCAATTTATTTGTGAGTTATATGCTGATATTTTATCTTAAGTTTACGTAAATTGGATTTGAGATTGTATTCTCCACCAGTTATAATTATTTACGGAGTGATTAATTATGAAGTTAAATATAGCAGGGATAATACCTGAGTCTGTTGTAGATGCCCCTGGGGGAATTAGTTATACTATTTTTGCACAAGGATGTTATCATCAATGTAAAGGTTGCCATAATCCTCAAACCCATAGTTTTAAAGGTGGAAGATTAATGACCGTCGATGAAGTAATTAAGGATACTATAAAATATCCTTTAAGCAAAGTAGTTACATTTTCTGGCGGGGATCCATTTTATCAACCAAAAGAGTTTGCCTTACTTAGTAAAAAATTAAAAGTAAAGCAATATAGACTGGTGGCTTACACCGGTTTTTTATTTGAGCAGCTCTTAAATGATGTTGAGAAAAAGGAGTTTTTAGTGAACCTAGACCTGTTAATTGATGGTCCATTTATGGAAGAACTTAAAAATGTTGATTTAGATTTTAGAGGTTCTTCTAATCAAAGAATTATTGATGTCCAAAAATCACTTAGCACTGATAAAATTTGCCTGCATCAACTAAACACTTAAGGGGGAGTTTTTATGAATTTTAGCCAAGCAGAAAACTTACAACAACTGCCTGAAAAGGTAGTAAAAAGAGACGGAAGGATGCAAAATTTTCAACCTTCTAAGATAACTGAAGCTATAAATAAAGCTTTTTTAGCGAGTAGAGAGGGAAATTATAATGACTCTCTTATGTTAACTCAAAAAGTTTTAGGGTCAATTAACACTAAAATGCGCTTGCGGGAAATAAATACCCCCACTATAGATGAAATTCAAGATATGGTTGAGGATATTTTGTTGGAATCTAAGTTTACAAAATCAGCAAAGGAATATATATCATATCGTAGAAGAAGGGATGATATTAGAGAATCTGGTGGTAAATTTATAAAAGACCTTTCTGATATAGTTAAAAGCAAAGACACTGAAAACGCTAATATCAATGGTGATACCGCCATGGGAAAAATGCTTCAGGCTGGTTCAGTGGCAGCAAAACGTCTTTGTGAAATAAGTCTTAAAAAAGAGCATATTCAGGCCCACAAGGATGGAGACATACATATTCATGACATGAACTTCCTTCCTTTTGGAACAAAGACTTGCCTACAGATACCATTAGTAAAGTTATTTGAAAATGGATTTAATACTGGGCATGGTTTTATACGCCCTCCTAAAGATATTAAAACGGCCTCTGCCCTTGTTTGTATAATTATGCAAGCAAATCAAAATGAACAACATGGGGGTCAGTCAGTTAAAGCTTTAGATACGGATTTAGCTCCTTATGTAGAGAAGACTAAAGAAAAATATATAAATCTACTTAAAGAATTAGAATATGACAAAGATAAAATGGAAGAAAAAGCATGGGAACTTGCAGAAAAAGATGTTAATCAAGCAATGCAGGGGATAGTTTATAACTTAAATACTATGCAGTCTAGAGCAGGAGCACAAGTTCCTTTTACAAGTATTAACTTTGGTTTAGATACTACTAGAGCAGGTCGAATGATTAGTAAGCATCTTCTTATTAACTTTGAAAATGGTTTAGGAAAGGGCGAAAGCCCTATGTTTCCAAATTTAATTTTTTCAATGGCTAAAGGAGTAAATAAGGAACCTGAAGATCCTAACTATGATTTAAGAAGGCTTTCGCATAGAGTGTCATGTAAAAGGTTATTTCCTAACTACTCTAATCAAGATTCGAGTTTTAACAAACCTTTTTACAGAAGGGAAAAAAATCCTCAGGTTGTTGGTTATATGGGATGTAGGACAAGGGTTATATCCAATGTATGTGGAGAAGAAGTCACTGATGGCAGAGGAAATCTTTCTTTTACATCAATAAATTTACCTAGAATAGCAATAGAGGCAGATAAAAACATAGACACATTTTTTCACTTATTAAAAGAAAAATTTTTAATGGTTCGAAATCAGCTTTTAGAAAGATATGAAATTCAAAAGAATAAAAAAGTTAAAGAGTTTCCATTTCTTTTGGGTCAAAAACTCTATCATAATTCAGACCATTTAAATCCCGAAGATACTATTGAGGATGCTATCAAAAATGGTACTTTATCTATCGGCTTTATAGGCCTTGCAGAAGCTCTTGTGGCTTTGACTGGAATGCATCATGGAGAATGTGATGATGCTCAAAAACTTGGAGTAAAAATTATAAGTACATTAGATGCTTGGTGTAAAGCAGAATCACAAAAATATAGTCTTAATTTTTCTCTTTTAGCAACACCAGCAGAGGGCCTATCTAGTAGGTTTGTTGAAATGGATAGAAAACGCTTTGGAGTTCAAGAAGGAATCACAGATAAAGAGTGGTACACAAACTCATTCCATATTCCAGTGGAATATAATATTCCTGCTCATAAAAAGATAGAAGTTGAGTCAATTTATAATCAGTACACACCTGCAGGCCATATAAATTATGTAGAATTGGATAATGCTCCTACTGGAAATCTAGACGCTTTTGAACAACTAGTAAATGCTGCTTTTGATAATGATTGTGGTTATTTTAGTGTTAATTTCCCAGTAGATCAGTGTATGGGTGATGATTGTTCATATATTGGAATTATAGGTGAGGAAGGTTGTCCAAAATGCAAATCAAAGAGAGTAAGAAGAATTAGAAGAGTAACTGGATACCTAGGTATCTATGAGGAAAGTAGTGAGAATGGGGAAAAAAGCTCATTTTTTAATAATGGAAAATATAATGAGACAAAAAATAGAGTAGCTCATTTGGCCAACTTCAAAAACTAAATAACAACTAACTCTTCTCTTATTTTACTAAGGGGAGAGTTTTTTTGTATGTTAAATCAGTAGAATAGCTATGAATATATGTATTAAGATTAGTAAATTATAATACAAAGGAGTGATAAGATTGAGAACTATGTGGAAAGGTGCAGTTAGTTTTGGTTTAGTGAATGTTCCTATAAAAATGTTTACGGCTACTGAAAATAAATCAGTGAGGTTTAGAAACTTACACAAGGAGTGTAACACTCCGATAAAATATCAAAGAGTTTGCCCCAATTGCGATCGAGAAGTAGATAATGAAGAAATCGTAAGAGGTTACGAGTATCAAAAAGGCTCATTTGTTGTAGTCGAAGATGAAGATTTAGAAACTATTCCTAATGAAACGACAAAATCTATAGATATTATGGATTTTGTTAATTTAAAAGATATTGATCCAGTTTTTTTTGATAAAACCTATTATTTAGCTCCAGAAGAAACAGGAAAAAAAGCATATAACCTTTTGACAAATGCACTATCAAAAACGAAAAGGGTAGCTGTAGCAAAAGTAGTAATAAGATCAAAAGAGTCATTAGTTGCAATAAGGGTTTTTAAGGAAGCTTTAGTATTAGAGACAATGTATTTCCCCGATGAAGTTAGAAATGTAAAAGAGGTTCCTGGAGTGGGAGAAAAAGTAAATGTATCTGATAATGAATTAGATATGGCTAAAGAACTGATAGAAAATCTATCTGCGAAGTTTGATCCAGAAAAATATACAGATGAATATAGGACACAGTTAATGAGACTTATTGAACAAAAAATACAAGGTAAAGAAATTGCTCAACCTAAAGCAAAAAGAGATGATAGCGTTGTTGATTTAATGGAAGCTTTAGAAAGTAGCTTAAACGCAGTTAAAAAAGAAACGTTAAAACCAAATAAAAAGTCAAGGAAAAAGAAGACTGGATAAAATGAAGAAAATTACTCCTATGGAACCTATGTTAAAAGAAAAATTAGTTAACAATGAGGACAATATATATCAAGTAAAGTGGGATGGTATACGAATATTGACTTATCATGATAGTAAAGGATTTACCGTTGCCACAAGGAAAGGAAAAGATAAAACAAACACTTTTCCAGAATTAAAAGAGCTTAAAAAAATATCAGCTTCTTTCATCCTAGATGGAGAAGTAGTAATAATTGAAAATGGTGTTAATGATTTTTCTAAGATATTGACCAGAAATCAGATGATAAACAAAAATAACATCGAACTAACATCTAAAAAACAACCTGTAAGTTATATGGTTTTCGATATTCTATTTTTAAATGGAGAGTGGTTGAATGATTTTTCATTTATACAAAGGCATGGAATACTAAAAGATGTTTTATCTGACATTAAACAAACACATATTAATGTGTGTAAAAACTATAGTGATGGTGAGAAATTATTTGAAGCTACAAAAACCCAAAAATTAGAGGGAATTATAGAAAAAGTTAAAGATAGTAAATATGTTTTTAAAAAAAGTATGAGTTGGAAAAAGTACAAACACACAATAGACATTGAAGCATATGTAGGAGGAATACTTGTTAAAGATAAAGTTTTGTCATCATTAGCTATAGGAGTTAAGGATGGTACCAAACTTAGGTATATTGGAAACGTAGGTATTGGTATAAACAACCAGAATACCAAAGAAATAATATCTTTTGCTACAAAAAATATAGAGAATAAAAACCCTTTTATTAATCAAAATATAAAAAATCATATTTTTTTAAAGCCAAAATTGAAAGTTAATATAGAATTTCTACAATGGACCTCACAAAAGACCATGAGATCTCCAGTACTAAGGGGAGTTATAAAGGAGCTTTATTAATGAGTTATTTGTTGATTGGAGATAGGAAGGTTAGGATAACAAGTTTAGAAAAATTTTATGACAAAAATAATATGATTACAAAAAAAGATTGCATAAATTACTACATAAAAATTTTTCCTTATATTAAACCATTTATTGAAAACAGACCTGTTTCATTAAAAAGGTTTCCTAATGGATTTGATAAAAAAGGTTTTTATCAAAAAAATATAGATGAAAATTTTCCTAGCTGGATTAAATTTATTAAAAGAAAAGGTGTGGAGAAATACCCTTTGATCAATGATTTAGAAAGTTTTATTTATTTAGTCAACCTAGGCACAATTGAATTTCATCCATGGATGTCAACATTAGATAATCTAGACTCTCCCCAGTATGGGGTTTTTGATATAGATCCTATGAAAAGGTTTACCTTTTTAGAAGTTACTAAAGTAGCTAAAACAATTTACTCAGTTTTGGAAATATTAAACCTAAAGTCTGTTGCTAAGCTATCTGGTTCTACTGGCATACAAATATTTCTACCGGTAAAAAAAGGCTATAGTTATAATAGGGTTAGAGAATTTATCAGAAAGGTTTCAGTTATAGTTAATAATAAACTAGGTGATATTACCACTATGGTAAGAAAAAGAGAATATCGAGAAGAAAAAATTTACTTGGACTTTCTCCAAAATGTTAAAGGTCAAACTATAGTAGCTCCTTTTAGCTTAAGGCCGATTAATGGTGCTCCAATTTCTATGCCTATCTCATGGAAAAGAATATTAGAAACTAGTAATATACGAAGTGCACAGCAGTATAATATAAAAAATATCACTTTTGTAACTGGCAAGTAGAATTGGAGAAATTTTGGCAATTAATTTTCCCTATCCTTTTTCCAGTTAAAACCTAGAATTTTCTTCAAAAAATGATTCTCTGTGTGCTAATCTATAACTTTTACCTGACATATTAAATAACTCACATCTATGAGTGATTCTATCTAAAACAGCTGTAGTTAAAGCTGGGTCACCCAATAGTTCAGTCCAGTCTTCTAGACCTTTATTTGAGGTAATAATAAGTGATGCTTGTTCATGAAGTGCCGTTATGAGTTGGAAAAACAGGTTAGACTCTTCCCTAGATATCGGCAAGTAACCTAGTTCATCGATGATTAGTAAGCTAGAGGACAAAACCTTATTTATTTTGCCTTTACTTTTTCTTGATATCTCTTGGGTTTTTAAACAGTGCATAAGGTCGTTCATAGTAACAAAGCTAACCTTGTACCCCATCTCAACAGCCCTGTAGCCTAGTGCTATTGCTAAGTGAGTTTTACCGACCCCAGGAGGGCCCAAAAAAATTAAATTATACATACGGTCTATCCATTCCAATTCCGATAAACTGTTAACTTGTCTTTGAGTTATGGACTTTTGAAAATCTAAATCAAAATCTTCTATAATTTTAAGTGTAGGAAAACCAGCGTTTTTTAGCCTTCTTGCCTGTGCTTTTTCTTCTTTTAGTTTCATTTCTTCCTGAAGTATGTTTAACAAAAATTGCTGATATGAAATGCTTTTTCCATCTGCATCTTGAACGACTTGAGAAGCGTTTGTATTTAAGTAGTCAAGCTTTAATTTTTTAGCATTTTCTTTGATTAGCTCCAATTTCTCCACTGTGACTGTCCCCTTTCAAAGAATTAGTATACTCTTCAATACTTCTTATTTCAGGCTTTAAATCCTGATACTTTGAAGGGGTAGAAATGTCTGCCTTAAAGTACTTTTTATTAAGTTGTCGTTTTTCTTCCTCCTTAAAGTATTGGATTGTATCCTTAAGCATGCCAGCGCTGTAGAGTTTTCTTTCAACGCAGTAATCAATAGCTTTTTGTACAAGTGACGGGTTTTCAGATGTCACTGTTTTAATTATTAGGTTAGATTGATCTTTAAAGTATCTAGATTTTTCAGCCCTAATGATATCAACAAACGTTATTGCCTTATCAGTTTCTCCTAAACTTTTTAAAACTTTCTCACGCATTTCGTCGCAACTGTACTTTCTTGATTTTTGCCTATCTGGGTGGTCTATTGTTACTAGCTGACCTTTTCCTTTAGCAATTTTATGTGTGATAATCAACTCATTAGTATCTTTATCAATTATTTCGATACAATCTTTTTTAACTGATAAATTAACTTCTTTACCTGGTGAATAAGTCCCTATGGGTACTTGATATCTGTTTTGTTTGTAAAATACTGTATTGTTTTTTCTTACTAGATAGGTTAAAATTTTAGTATCAGTTGATTCAGCAAAGAGGGTAGGTATTGGCATTAAGTGTTCCTTTTCCAGAGCAAACACTTCTGCCGGTACCTTCTTTGTTGTTTCATGGACTTTTTTATTGCCGGTTCTTTCTAGCCATTTTAGATTATCATCATTAAAGGATTCAATATCTACAAATTTTCTATGTTTAGCGAAGTTATTCTTGGCATACTTTACTACAGCTTCTACTTTGCCTTTGCTTTCAGGATCAGCCTTTCTGCAAAGGTACACTTTAAACTTAAGAGAGTTAAGATAATTTTGAAATCCTTCGGTATATAATATATCTCCATTGTTTTCAGAAACTACTAGTACTTTATCTTGATCATAAACTATCTCTTTGGGTCTGCCGCCAAAGTACTCAAAAGCTTTGTTGTGGGCTTTGATGAAACTTGATGTTGTAAATGGCTTGTCCGACCACCATACGAACTTGTATCTTGAATGGGATAAAACCATTCCAAAACAATATGCTTTTACTCTTTTATTATCATGTGTCTTAAGCCATATCTCTCCTAGATCAACTTGAGCTTGATACCCCATAGGAAGATTTTCTATTTCTTCATACTGCCTAACTGATGTCACTTTGGGCAAGTCATATTCTTTTCTAAGCTTGTTTACATAGAGCCTTAGAGTTCTTTCCTTAAAATCTAGCTCACCATGTTTTTCTAAAAGCCAATCATAAATCTGAGCGGCTGACATATCTCGGTATTCTTTAATCCATTCTAAAATTTGCTTTTTGTATTTATCCACCTTCTTTCTCCGTGATTGAGCTGTATTATGGAGCTCTGAAAACTCATCAAACTCCATATCCCAGTACTTTGATACGGTCTTGTAGTCAATCTCTAGTAGCCTTGCAACTTGGGATTTATTTAATCCCCTAGACCTATTTTCTTTAATTTTGGCAAACATATCCCACCTCTTCAATTCTCATACCTCCTCTGATAAATTAACTCTTTAATTTTATCAGAAGGGGTATTTTTTTAGTAGATAACTGGAAAAAATTCTCCGTTTCTATTTGCCAAAATCTCTCCATTTTAGTTTACCATTTACAACTTTAGATAAAATAGAGAAAAGCTATAAATTATTTTTAGAAATACTTTTAGAAGATCAAGGTATTGATGAAGCAGAAGAAGCAATTTCTAAAATATTAAAATAGTCCAAAAAGAAGGAATTGAACATAAAATCACGAAATAATACATAAAATTTTTTTTAAATAAAACTTTCTAAATATTAAAATTATGTAAAAGGAGGACGGAATTTTATAATAGAGTAGTAAAAAACTAGCTAAGGAGGAGATTGTTTTGAATAAGCACCTAGTTAAGAATATTAGAAACATAGGGATCATATCCCATGGAGGTGCAGGAAAAACGTCGCTAGTAGAAAGTTTAATGTTTACAGCTGGAGCAACTAAAAGGCTAGGTAGAGTAGATGAAGGAACAAGTATGATGGATTATGATAAGGAAGAAATAAAAAGGAAGGTAACGATAAACACTTCTTTAGCTCCGTGTAAATGGAAAGATTATAAAATTAACTTAATAGACACTCCAGGTTATTTTGATTTTGTTGGTGAATTAAAGGGTGCTTTAAGGGTAGCAGATAGTAGTATTTTAGTAATGTGTGCAGCATCAGGAGTTGAGGTTGGCACAGAACAAGCGTACAATTATGCTAAGGGATACCAGCTTCCAAAATTAGCATTTGTAAATAAAATGGATCGAGAAAATGCTAATTTTAATGATGTATTAAATCAAATAAAAGAGAACTTTAAGGATGTGTTGGTCGTACCTTTAACAATACCGATTGGTGAGGCCGAATCCTTTTCAGGGATTGTTGACATTTATAATCTTGAAGCATATTCTTACAAAGGTTTAAAGTCTTTAAAGGAGGATATTCCCAGCGATAAAGAAAATGAAATTAAGATGCATAGAGAGAGTCTTATAGAAGCAGCTGCTGAAGGCGATGATGACTTGCTAATGAAATATTTAGAAGGAGATGAGTTAACTAAAGATGAAGTTCTTTATGGTCTTAAAAAAGGAATAGAAACTGGCAAAGTATTGCCTGTATTAGCGGGATCGGCATACCACAATATAGGAACTGAAAAGTTGTTGGAATATGCTACCTTGTTGCTACCTTCACCAATAGAAAAGGGTGAAATAAGTGTAATAAAAGATGAAGAGGAATCAACATTAAAAGTTGACAAAAAAGAACAATTTACTGCTTTAGTTTTTAAAACTATGGCAGACCCTTATGTAGGGAAATTAACTTTTTTTAGAGTGTATTCTGGAGTTTTAAAATCAGACTCACAAGTTTATAACTCTAGCAAAGAATTAACTGAGCGAATAGGACAGTTGTTTTTAATGCAGGGTAAAGATCAAATTCCTGTAGATTATGTGCAAGCAGGAGACATTGCTGCTGTTGCAAAACTACAAGATACTGGGACAGGAGATACTTTATCAAACGAAGAAAGTAATGTTAGAATTAAACCAATTAACTACCCTAACCCTGTAATATCTTTTGCGGTAGAACCAAAGTCTAAAAATGATGAAGAAAAAGTTGGGATGGGAATTTCTAAATTTTTAGAGGAAGACCCCACTATAACTGTGGAGAGAAATAAAGAAACAAAGGAGACTATACTATCGGGTATGGGAGAAATGCATCTAGACGTATTAATTAATAGGCTTTCTTCAAAGTTTGGGGTAGAGGTGGAGTTAAAAAAACCTAAAATTCCTTATAAAGAAACCTTAAAAGGTAAAATCAAAGTGGAAGGGAAACATAAAAAGCAGTCAGGTGGTAGGGGGCAGTTTGGCCATGTATGGATTGAATTTGAACCACTAGATAGAGGTGAACAGTTTGAATTTGTAGATAAAATATTTGGAGGTGCTGTACCTAGAAATTATATTCCTGCTGTAGAAAAAGGTTTAATAGAAGCCATGGAGGAAGGGGTAATAGCTGGTTATCCTGTTGTAGATATAAAGGCTACCTTATTTGATGGTTCCTACCATAGTGTGGATTCTTCAGAAATGGCATTTAAAATTGCTGCCTCACAGGCATTTAAAGAAGCTATGCTAAAGGGCCAATCAGCAATATTAGAACCGATAATGGATGTAAAAGTAACTGTGGATGAACAATTTATGGGTGATATTATGGGAGATATGAACTCTAGACGGGGGAAAATAATAGGTATGGACCCATTGTCGGGGAGAATGCAGAAAATAAAAGCTCAAGTGCCATTGGCTGAGATGTATCAATATAGCATCGATTTAAGGTCGAAAACACAAGGGAGAGGGTCCTTTACCATGGAGTATTCACATTATGAAGAAGTACCTCCCCAAATAACTAAAGATATAATAAATAAAAAAGATAGTGTTATGGCAGGAAAATAAAACATGTAAGGTCTAGGCTAAAGCCTAGACCTAGATTTCTTTTGATAAAGTTTGATATAATGATAAAAGGTTAAAGAATGTATTTATTGGGAGTAGGGAGGAATTATATGCAAACTAAATATTTAGCATTGCCAGGGCCGACAATGGTTAATAATGAAGTTCTAAAAGAGATGACATCTGAAGTATTTAACCATAGAGGAAAAGATTTTTACAAGGTTCTTCAGAATTTAACAGAAAAAACTCAGCAATTTTTAAATACCAAAAACCAAGTGTATTATTTAACGGCGTCAGGAACAGGAGCTATGGAATGTGCTATAGTTAACAGTTTTTCAAGAGGGGACAAGCTTTTAGCGCTTATAAACGGTGCTTTTGGGCAAAGGTATGCTGACATAGCCAAAACTTATGGTTTAGAGGTTATAGAGTTTCATGGTAAATGGGGGCAAAGCTTTGACTATAACAAGATTAAAAATACAATCGATGAAATCGAAAACTTAGCAGGTATTACTGTTATTCAAGGAGAAACATCTACTGGGGTTGTAAATGACTTAAAGAAAATAAGTGAGATAAAAGATGAAGATACATTGCTAATTGTAGATGGGATAAGTTCTATAGGTGCTGAATATATTGATATAGATGGTTGGGGTATAGATGTAATAATAACGGGCAGTCAAAAAGTACTGGCTTTGCCTCCTGGTCTAGCTATAGCCTGTTTAAGTGATAAAGCTTTAGAGGCATACAATAAAAGCGATCTTCCTAAGTATTATTGGGATATAGGTAAATATAAAAAATTTGCGGAACAAGGACAAACACCTTACACACCTGCTATATCGTTGATTAAGGCTGCAGAAAAACAATTGGAGAGAATGGCTGAACAAGGTATGGGAAAAGAGGTTCAAAGACATCAAATAATTGCAAAAATGACAAGAGAAGGTATTAAAGCTTTAGGTCTAGAACTGTTTACTGAAGAAGGATGTCGTTCTAATGTTGTAACACCGATAAAATCTCCTCATGGAATAAAAGTAGCTGAATTACGCAAACTAATGTTAGAGAAGTACAATGTTGAAGTAGCAGGAGGGCAAGGAAAATTAAAAGAAACTGTTTTTAGAATAGGACATTTGGGGAATGTAGATCCATTATTTATGATATCAGTTCTAACAGCATTAGAGATGTCTCTAATGGAACTAGGGTATGATGTTGATCTCGGCACTGCATCTAAAGCAGCGCAGGAAGTTTTATATAACAAAAAATAATTATTGACTTTTCTAA
This genomic interval from Proteinivorax tanatarense contains the following:
- the fusA gene encoding elongation factor G; the protein is MNKHLVKNIRNIGIISHGGAGKTSLVESLMFTAGATKRLGRVDEGTSMMDYDKEEIKRKVTINTSLAPCKWKDYKINLIDTPGYFDFVGELKGALRVADSSILVMCAASGVEVGTEQAYNYAKGYQLPKLAFVNKMDRENANFNDVLNQIKENFKDVLVVPLTIPIGEAESFSGIVDIYNLEAYSYKGLKSLKEDIPSDKENEIKMHRESLIEAAAEGDDDLLMKYLEGDELTKDEVLYGLKKGIETGKVLPVLAGSAYHNIGTEKLLEYATLLLPSPIEKGEISVIKDEEESTLKVDKKEQFTALVFKTMADPYVGKLTFFRVYSGVLKSDSQVYNSSKELTERIGQLFLMQGKDQIPVDYVQAGDIAAVAKLQDTGTGDTLSNEESNVRIKPINYPNPVISFAVEPKSKNDEEKVGMGISKFLEEDPTITVERNKETKETILSGMGEMHLDVLINRLSSKFGVEVELKKPKIPYKETLKGKIKVEGKHKKQSGGRGQFGHVWIEFEPLDRGEQFEFVDKIFGGAVPRNYIPAVEKGLIEAMEEGVIAGYPVVDIKATLFDGSYHSVDSSEMAFKIAASQAFKEAMLKGQSAILEPIMDVKVTVDEQFMGDIMGDMNSRRGKIIGMDPLSGRMQKIKAQVPLAEMYQYSIDLRSKTQGRGSFTMEYSHYEEVPPQITKDIINKKDSVMAGK
- the istA gene encoding IS21 family transposase, which translates into the protein MKRWDMFAKIKENRSRGLNKSQVARLLEIDYKTVSKYWDMEFDEFSELHNTAQSRRKKVDKYKKQILEWIKEYRDMSAAQIYDWLLEKHGELDFKERTLRLYVNKLRKEYDLPKVTSVRQYEEIENLPMGYQAQVDLGEIWLKTHDNKRVKAYCFGMVLSHSRYKFVWWSDKPFTTSSFIKAHNKAFEYFGGRPKEIVYDQDKVLVVSENNGDILYTEGFQNYLNSLKFKVYLCRKADPESKGKVEAVVKYAKNNFAKHRKFVDIESFNDDNLKWLERTGNKKVHETTKKVPAEVFALEKEHLMPIPTLFAESTDTKILTYLVRKNNTVFYKQNRYQVPIGTYSPGKEVNLSVKKDCIEIIDKDTNELIITHKIAKGKGQLVTIDHPDRQKSRKYSCDEMREKVLKSLGETDKAITFVDIIRAEKSRYFKDQSNLIIKTVTSENPSLVQKAIDYCVERKLYSAGMLKDTIQYFKEEEKRQLNKKYFKADISTPSKYQDLKPEIRSIEEYTNSLKGDSHSGEIGANQRKC
- the ligD gene encoding non-homologous end-joining DNA ligase — encoded protein: MSYLLIGDRKVRITSLEKFYDKNNMITKKDCINYYIKIFPYIKPFIENRPVSLKRFPNGFDKKGFYQKNIDENFPSWIKFIKRKGVEKYPLINDLESFIYLVNLGTIEFHPWMSTLDNLDSPQYGVFDIDPMKRFTFLEVTKVAKTIYSVLEILNLKSVAKLSGSTGIQIFLPVKKGYSYNRVREFIRKVSVIVNNKLGDITTMVRKREYREEKIYLDFLQNVKGQTIVAPFSLRPINGAPISMPISWKRILETSNIRSAQQYNIKNITFVTGK
- the istB gene encoding IS21-like element helper ATPase IstB encodes the protein MEKLELIKENAKKLKLDYLNTNASQVVQDADGKSISYQQFLLNILQEEMKLKEEKAQARRLKNAGFPTLKIIEDFDLDFQKSITQRQVNSLSELEWIDRMYNLIFLGPPGVGKTHLAIALGYRAVEMGYKVSFVTMNDLMHCLKTQEISRKSKGKINKVLSSSLLIIDELGYLPISREESNLFFQLITALHEQASLIITSNKGLEDWTELLGDPALTTAVLDRITHRCELFNMSGKSYRLAHRESFFEENSRF
- the nrdG gene encoding anaerobic ribonucleoside-triphosphate reductase activating protein, with the translated sequence MKLNIAGIIPESVVDAPGGISYTIFAQGCYHQCKGCHNPQTHSFKGGRLMTVDEVIKDTIKYPLSKVVTFSGGDPFYQPKEFALLSKKLKVKQYRLVAYTGFLFEQLLNDVEKKEFLVNLDLLIDGPFMEELKNVDLDFRGSSNQRIIDVQKSLSTDKICLHQLNT
- a CDS encoding Ku protein, translating into MWKGAVSFGLVNVPIKMFTATENKSVRFRNLHKECNTPIKYQRVCPNCDREVDNEEIVRGYEYQKGSFVVVEDEDLETIPNETTKSIDIMDFVNLKDIDPVFFDKTYYLAPEETGKKAYNLLTNALSKTKRVAVAKVVIRSKESLVAIRVFKEALVLETMYFPDEVRNVKEVPGVGEKVNVSDNELDMAKELIENLSAKFDPEKYTDEYRTQLMRLIEQKIQGKEIAQPKAKRDDSVVDLMEALESSLNAVKKETLKPNKKSRKKKTG
- the nrdD gene encoding anaerobic ribonucleoside-triphosphate reductase, with translation MNFSQAENLQQLPEKVVKRDGRMQNFQPSKITEAINKAFLASREGNYNDSLMLTQKVLGSINTKMRLREINTPTIDEIQDMVEDILLESKFTKSAKEYISYRRRRDDIRESGGKFIKDLSDIVKSKDTENANINGDTAMGKMLQAGSVAAKRLCEISLKKEHIQAHKDGDIHIHDMNFLPFGTKTCLQIPLVKLFENGFNTGHGFIRPPKDIKTASALVCIIMQANQNEQHGGQSVKALDTDLAPYVEKTKEKYINLLKELEYDKDKMEEKAWELAEKDVNQAMQGIVYNLNTMQSRAGAQVPFTSINFGLDTTRAGRMISKHLLINFENGLGKGESPMFPNLIFSMAKGVNKEPEDPNYDLRRLSHRVSCKRLFPNYSNQDSSFNKPFYRREKNPQVVGYMGCRTRVISNVCGEEVTDGRGNLSFTSINLPRIAIEADKNIDTFFHLLKEKFLMVRNQLLERYEIQKNKKVKEFPFLLGQKLYHNSDHLNPEDTIEDAIKNGTLSIGFIGLAEALVALTGMHHGECDDAQKLGVKIISTLDAWCKAESQKYSLNFSLLATPAEGLSSRFVEMDRKRFGVQEGITDKEWYTNSFHIPVEYNIPAHKKIEVESIYNQYTPAGHINYVELDNAPTGNLDAFEQLVNAAFDNDCGYFSVNFPVDQCMGDDCSYIGIIGEEGCPKCKSKRVRRIRRVTGYLGIYEESSENGEKSSFFNNGKYNETKNRVAHLANFKN